In Larimichthys crocea isolate SSNF chromosome XI, L_crocea_2.0, whole genome shotgun sequence, the sequence GCCCTCATAGACATCTGAGATGAGGGCCCCCAGCTAGGCTTTTTTGCACCTAAGTATAGttcttgagtaaatgtacttagttactttccaccactgatgTATATTGACACTACTAAACCCAAAAACAAGCAAGAAAGCATGCTGTCACCCACCAGTCCTCTTCTAAATCCCCTCTGTTCCACTGCACATCTTCTAATTAACATGCTGAAAGTGTCCCGaacaagacagagaggaaagaaatgcACGCGCCAGCTTCCTGTCAATCCGCTCTGGCTTAATTAAGACTGTGCAAATTATTGGgacaggtgtgaatgtgtattcATGCATGTCTGATGTGTGAGAAAATatgcgagtgtgtttgtgcacgagCCTTTGTTGCCTCTCCCCGAACACACAGTCATCTTGCAGGAACATTCTAACTGTCCCATTCACCAACCCCGGGGCCCTTTCAGCACTCCCATGACCATGCGGTCAATACTGCAGCACCAGCGTTGTCAGCCTCCTTTGTTTAAGCAAACAATCAGGAGGAAAGTGAGGTGGGCAGGCTGGACGATGCTAGAAATGGGCATCTCTCTACCtctttctcacattttctctgttaGTCATTCCTGGTGTAGAGCAGGCCAGAGGTCAGAAAGTTTTGTCACAGTCACCAAAAATTCCCTCAGTCCCTTTTTTTCTACCTGTAAATGTGCTGGCATTACAGCTGCGCCAGGCTCTAGACAGCATGATAAACATTTGCtcttcaaagaaaaagaagaccgTGGAGGATATGATGGTGTTTGCAGATGAGCCATAGTGTTGCTCATCCATAATTTGCCCTTTTCGCTTTGTTTTGAAAACGCGCAGCTGTTCACTTAAACCATAATGACACATGCCAGTTGTTTACTTATGAATTATGCATggcccacacacactgtatcactCCAACTTCTGAGAAAAGCACAACGCTGCAGAATTGCTTCATGCTGCATTTGCTCGAATGTGTGTTGCATATTCATGTCtgcgtgtgcgtgcgcgtgtgtgtgtgtgtgtgtgtgtgtgtgcagatcttTAAATGCTATGTGGGTTTGAAATATTGTGGTATTTCCTTGTGTGCCTGCCCTGTCCCTCCCAGGACAGATTCCTATCATACTTACAACAACATACTGTAATCATTTAGCAGTCAGCTTAGCCTTAGTGTAATCTGTCAGAAATATGGCCTGATTTAACACTGCACTTCTTTGAAAATTACATAACACAACCACTGTCATCCCTACTCTGACAGCCTTAGAACTACACTTGTTTGAAACAGCAGGACgattcatcttcatctttaattcttcatattcagtttaaaacattttgttcccTGACTCACCTGGCATGTCTGTATTCTCTAGGATGGTGGGTTGCACTCCATTCCTGGTGGTCTCCTACTTCTACCTCTGGTTTGTTCCTCCTTTCATCAGCGGGAGGTTCTTATGGTATCTAGGCTTCTACTGCCTCTACCAAACCCTCATCACTGTAAGTACGAGCGCTCTTTCAGAGGTGCATTTGATGTTTAAGAAATTTAAAAATTGAGTACATATTCCTCAGATGAGGACTTCACATGCAGTAAAAAGAGATGTCAAGTGGGAAACAGGAGATAAAAGCTATGACTGATGCACATTACATAACATAGAGATAAAATGCAGCAAACATTGCGAATTAAGTTTAATTTGAAGATGATTGGAGTTTTTTCTTGTGCCAGATTCAGACAGCTCCTGGTCAGATTTACACTTTGATTTGTGAGGCGTGCAGTAGATTAGAGCCCATAGCTCTTAGACACTTCACCTCAAAGGGGAAGTAAAGTTATTTAGGTTGCCTTTTGTTATCATCATCCAGACCgttcatctctctccctctctgctctggGGTAACCCATATAACATGTGCTACAGAGCGTGTAGACCACTGCGGCCACACTGCGGTGAGCTGTAATGGCATGTCATTCTAACTACTTGATAAGTATACAGTCAATCCTGCCAGGAACCTCTTGCTGGGTAAATGCTGGTTACCACTTTTAGCCTTCCTTCATTGTctctggatgtgtgtttgtgtgaagctAGCTGGGAAAGGCCAGCTGTTATCATTCAGAGGGTCACAGTCTGTAAACAGAAGCTAGGATGCAATACAGCAGCTGTTTATGTAATCCACTAATAATGGGATTTATCAGTTCTCACTTCCATCTGTAGTGGATGGTTACGCAGGTTAAATCCTATAAATGTTTGCATCCACTGAAGGCCCCATAAATGACATGCTGTATAGAACCAgcggctgaaaaaaaaaaatcctttcacGGCCGTGTTTATTTTCGTCGTGGCTATGTATGCTCGTTTGGCCACAGTGCTGACTGGGCCCTTGTGTAAATTACAAAGTGAAGCAGGACTTGGTTTGCTCGCCTATTCTCTGGGAGAGGTGGTgaggaaggagaaaacagagagtTGAGGTTGGCCAACATGGAAAGTGCAGAGATTGCTTTTGATATATACGGTTctatattttgcattttcacaGAAACATGTAGATAAAAGACATCTAAACATATCTAGGGCGTTCCCGACGAATGTGAGTCAAATGTTAAACGATGGCTTTCGGACAAGAGTCGAAAGCCGTCcgagctctgtgaggctgcacttaACACCAGCATGtgacatgctcacagtgacaacatgctgatgtgaagcaggtataatgtttccCATGTTCACCATTCTTAATTTCCATGCTTATATTTCTAATTAGCAGTAAACAGGAAGTCTAGATGAGACTGATTGGAATGTATTTAGTTATATACCAAAGTTCTGGACACGTTTTGACTTGATGATGGCACAAGAAGAAAAGTTAAGGGATGATCAAAGTAATTATAATTCATCTTAAAGGAAACACGACGAAAATGTTATGGCAATCCATTTAAACATTCAATCAAAACTACAAcctcaacctcatggtggccctagagaaaaagtcaggggaCCACCTAAAGTCTTCGAATTCATCAtgtgggaaccatgaatgtttaTACagaatttcatggcaatccattgAATAGTTGGTCTGATATTTCAGCAAACTAACCAACTATGCCAGGCTGCCAGCATGGCAAAAGACACAAAATCGTaatcttttttatgtttgactgctgctgtgccagacttgaatttagttttttaccTCTTTCTGCTCCTTTGCAGTGCTTCCATGTGCCTTATTCTGCTCTCACCATGTTTCTGAGCACAGACCAGAAGGAAAGAGACTCAGCCACTGCCTACCGTAAGGTCCTTTAATATGCATAATTGCATAATACATAATTACGGAACGctgaattcatctttttttctttatcttatcagtttcatttcatatttcagattatgaatgtgtgaataacTTTGAAGTATTTGGAAATTATAGCCGGCTCTTTACTTGTGTGATGCCAGGTATGACAATGGAGGTGCTGGGGACACTTGTGGGCGCTGCCATCCAGGGCCAGATTGTGGCCAGCGCTCACACTCTGAAGCACTGCCCGACTCACAACATGTCTGCCGGTTACCTTAGCAACAGCAGCGGGACAGAGATCGTCAAGAGCCTGGTCCGCTCCCAGGACTACCTGTCACACTCTGTAAGTGTCACCGTGCCAAGCCAGGAGCCCAGGTGTGCTCAAAGTAGGCCACAGAGTTGGTTTGAAAATAACTTCTGACTGTCATCAGCGTTCTCACTTAACTTGGAACTGCGGTGTGTGCTCAAGGCGGTTTACGTTTGCTAAATATCCGAGGTCgaaaaaagcagcagctgaatgAAAAGGCGGATTGTTCAAAATTGAGTCCATATTTACAGACTGTCTGCATGTTCTGACATCCAAAATGGCTTCATGTTTTAACCCATGTAACCCTTGGGATTGAAAGGAGACGCCACTGTTTGATATCTGAACCCCACATCCTGAGCCAGCTCCTCTCTCACGACCACAAAGGGGGTTCCTCCCTCACATCAGGCTCCAAACTGTGGCCCCCACATTGAGGGGTCTCCACAGTCTGTAAGTCATTAGGCCTATTTATAACTCACCCATTTGAAGGCACCCCAGATTCAATATGTTGGAAATATTAGTCTTTTGCTTCAAGACGGCTGCAGCTTAGCTTAAAGTCAGAGGGAAAGGAACATGATAGGATACATTCACATCAACATTTCAGTTTGCAGAGCTGCGAATAAACACGACTGCTCCTGTGAATCCATCATGAGACTTTTCGTGAAGATGAAACAAGCCAGAGTCCAAACTGTCTTGCGTTGGATTTTGGTTGCACCGCAGCTATTTGAgcttcaaatgtttcttttccaaTGGATTTTGGGTGAACCCTATCGGGGCAACCCACTCACCACGCCAAACCCTCTGCAGCCACCCGCTAAATTCCTCCGCGGTCACTGGTGAGGGTGGCACACCGTCTGGGCAAACCAGGTCTGCCCTCAGAAACAGGGAGTGTTTGAAGtgcataaataataatggtCCGCTGGGCTGAGCCGCATGGAAAAAtagcaaacaaacagaggttGTTTAAGGCAGAGCAGTTCCTGTCGGGGTACGCCATTAAACGGTTAAGGCTGTATTTTAGGATGTAGATCTACTTGAGGTTTCTTCCTGTTTATGCTTGCATTTGTACAGTGAAATGTGCATGACGAAGTTTGCAGTTTAAACTGATGtggaaaacaacacagaaagacCTAGGCAATAAATCATAATGTTGTAATGGaaggaactaaaaaaaaataaaataaatgtccacCAGTTGAGTGAAAACTAACACCTACTGTGACAATTTCTTTCCATAGTGGACGTATAGCATGTTGAAATGAAGTGCTTAAATCTTTTAAGAGTTGTAGAACATTATGAATTAAAGATTGAGGAAAGGCTCAGAATAGACTGAATTGTGCTGGCTGTGTAAGAAGAGCTGGATTGATGTAGGTTACAtgtttgttctttctctctgcagaaagAAGTGTACATGATAGCTGCTGGTGTTATAGGAGGAGTCTTTCTCATCTGCACCTTGGTGATGTTCCTaggagtcaaagagagagatggtaagacttttctttttgggTAGTGTGCTGTTGATTTATCATACTAATTTCTgtctaatactaatactaatactaatactaaaactaatactaatactaatactaatactaatactaatactaatatcCTGTCAAAATGGTGGTTCCAGTTTTCCAAAGTTTGAAAAGATAACCTTGATGATGTCAGGTTGGGTTTGATAAATCTTTAACAAAAATGGCTGCATTACAAATTGGACAactggattttctttttaaatctgtctctttgtccCTAAACTGTTTTTGAAGTGCAAGACTGAAATGCTTGAGTACCCCTTTAAATCATTTATCCAGCAAAATGCCTTCACTTGTCTCAGACACTCAAATGTTTGTTGCATTTAACCATTTTTATAGCACAGTAAATTGAATATCCTTTGATTTCGCATGGTTTGATTAAACAAGAAATctatttttcagcattttataGGCTTTGTGTAGTAGTGATGAAAATAGCAACCCATTAGTTGCAGCCCCATTGATCTATCCCACATTTTGGaacacattttagattttagctTGTGTAGTGGGCTGTGAAATTGGGGACATCCCTTTAGGCTAGTGAGCTAAGATACTATTATGTAACTTATGGGGACTTTTATTACATGCTAACTATCAAATAAAGTCAAAACAAGCCAAGAAGAGATATTAAATATATCTATCTTAACATAGTACAACCTAAAGCAGATTTTGTCTAGACATCCGTGCAGACCTTCTGTAGGTGTACACCCCCTGCAATGCAGGGGCAGTTCCAGGATCGGCAGTGAGCAAATCCATAGCCTTTCTCTTACTGCATGTTATTTGATATGCTGCATACTCATATTCTTATTCCACATGTAACTGTTTCAGATCCGTATGCCCCGAGGACAGAGAAGCCAATCCCATTCTATCAGGGCTTCATCCTGGTGATGAGACATGGGCCATACCTCACTCTAACTGCTGCAttcctcttcatcactgtcGCTATTCAGGTGaatgcacatttatttatatggcacTTCTCAGACATGACACTCTGCGTTACAGTAAATGGAGCTAGTCCTGGATCCTGACGGTGCGGAAGAATTGCTGGCGCTCAATGTTGATTTGATCAATGTAGAAGAGCACTTACTGAAAGCTCATGGTTTAAAGCATATTTTAAGTCTCAGGACTCTTGAGAGTGATACCAGTGCAGCACAGTCTTGATGTTTATCTGTCACATGTAGGCAGATGCCACAGTTTTGACACCATAGGCTGTTGAAGTTATTGCAGACTTTCCAACATTTGCATCCATGGATGGAtctatttttgtatattttcgTCTCCCTCACATCTCAGTGGGGGGGTGGGTGTCAGTTGTCATCCATGTGAGGCCGGACTGGGAATAAATCACTGCAAAACACcgtcagcagctcctccagtcacTTCATTTGACTCAGCTTGCCATGCTGAGTGCCGAGCGACAGTGCTGAGTAGACAAGACAAGACTGACTATCTGAATGTCTGATCTCTGATTTCTGCAGCTGGTACAGAGCAACTTTGTCCTTTTCTGCACTTACGCTGCGGACCTAAGGGACCACTTCCAGAATATTGTGCTGACCATCCTGGTGAGTGCAGCTTTCATCAATGAATCACTAAGTACCCAAAGCAACTTGAGCAACACCGCATGATATTTCACTCCCTAATTGTTTGGATATTGACACTTCCACTTCCACGTTAGACCTTTTTTTGAACCAAAGCAGCTGTTTTAGATGAAACAGTGATTTGTATTTGAGGAAACATGCCTCattgcacatttgcacacactTACAATGATTCTCATTTTAGTCATCATGCATACACGTAAACACATtactggtgttttatttttattttatctatgtCATACTTACTAGACTAAATcacattcataaacatttttttttccacatatgcatcacacattttctgcttgCACATGTTTACACAGGTTTCTGCAGTGATAAGCATCCCATTGTGGCAATGGTTTCTGCAGAGGTTTGGGAAGAAGACGGCAGCTTTTTGCGGTATCACAGTGagtatactgtttttattttagttggCCAGAGCAGCTTTGAACACGGGCTACTACACTTTGATGTGTATGCCATCTTGTGGGCAGGGTTGGGAGTGCGGCATCCTTGTCTTAATCATGGGAACACACTTGAAATGTATTGTTTTCGGAGTGTTTTAAGACTTAtgactctttctctctatctagTGGATCATGCCCTTCACCTTGATGCTGGTCTTCATCCCTAATGTTGTGGTGGCCTATGTCGTGGCTGTCTCCTCTGGACTCAGTGTGGCTGCCTCACTCCTGCTGCCATGGTAAGACTTCAGAGTAAATCATATCACACTTAACCTCAAGAGGACCATCACTTATTGTTTTTtggtaaacatgttttacaaaaGAAGTAGAAAAGCATGCAATGCAAGGAACCTAAGCAGGGAACACATTTCTTCGTCTTCCCTTCTTCCTCAGGGAAAGTGTCACTTTTTCTATCACACATAGGATTTCcgcactttatttatatttaatacgTGAATTTAAATTCAGCAAGTCATTTATAAAAATGGCATGCGAGATAATTTAATGGCCAATGACGCAGCGGTAAAAATGGAAACATCTTTTATCTGTGTCGGGTGCTCCAGTTTCCTCTTGGAATTCTAAAACAGGCAACCTAGGTAGACTGGAAACTTTTAAATGTGAGCCTGAAAGCCTCTCTGTGTCAACCCTATTTTGGACTGTCCAGGGCGTCTCCCTGACATCTGGCAAGTTTATGTTCAGAGTGCCCCCCAATGAAGATTAAACATGTTGCAGCTGACTTTATATCCTTAAAATATTCTAAATCCACTAATCCTCTGACATTGTTTGAGTAATTGCAGTTCtgctgtatgtctgtgtgttcagtggtTGTGCCGCTCATGTTAGTTCCCTTTGATTCGATGCAAAGTGTCATTAGTCAAACCACAATAGTGTACCGAGATGCTGTTAGTGTTGACTTGGTGCCTAGAGGGCTCTGTCAATTCACTTGGGTCACAGCACGGTCATGGACATATTTATGACGCTGTCTACTATAAATCTATACCATCACAGAGTTAGTACCAAGCCAGAGGTAGTCTTCCTTGCCATATCTGTTTTCCAGTTACTTCTGCTGGGGAGTCCGCTCCTCACTCATCTCTTGTCCCCTCCCTCAAACCCCAAATTACAGGGGCCTCCCACGAAGGCATGTTTATTTTGGAAGGGGCCAATTGTTTATCCTGTCTGTGGGCTAGGGGCCAGTGGTACCGCCCACTGCTCATCATCTAATCGTGCTATTAGCTCTGTAATTTTAGCCTACCGGTTTATCAGAGCACTATAAGTAGACCTCACATCATCAGGGGCTGCCATCTTAAGTGGTTGTGTAAGATGATTAAAGTTTGAGCATGAGGGAGGTCTTATGCACACATCAGCTTACAATTTTGCCATGTCTTAAGAGTGATGTTGAGTAATAAAGACAAAGCACATGCGTACAAAATCCTGcgaaaaacccaaaacaaacaccacagatTGGTGTGTATTCAACTCTgcgtgcatctgtgtgtgtaattcaGGTCTATGCTGCCAGATGTGGTGGATGACTTCAGACTGGCCAACCCCTACTCTAAAGGCCATGAAGCAATCTTCTACTCCTTCTACGTGTTTTTCACCAAGTTTGCTGCTGGCATCTCCCTGGGAGTGTCCACCCTCTGCCTGGAGTAAGTCTGCATTGTTATCACACATGCACCATTAATTGACACACTCTGTGATCTTCTGTGTCAGCACTTAAAGTATCGTGATACCTTGCAAAAACGCATTAACCCCAGACCTGATTTATGTTACAACATGTGAAAGGTGTCGAGTTTGCTCATTTGCAGTGTTGCAGCGTCAGGATGGATTTCGATTTCCTGTAACCTGTCTTTAAATGGGatctctgcatgtttgtgtgtgtgtgtgtgtgtagatttgCAGGGTATGACACCGGCGCCTGCAAGCAGCCTGCTCCTGTAGTGTACACCCTGAAGCTGCTGATTGGTGCTGCTCCAGTGGCCTTCATTGTTACAGGGTTAATGATCCTATTGCTCTATCCTATCAGTGAAGATGTACGGCTCAGGAATAAAGTCTGCCTTGATGAGTTACGGTGAGTGGAAATCACCAATCATCAAGTACACCTGAGAAATATTTTAGTCTTTAAAGAGGCactccaccaattttacacatgTTCAGTTTACTTGTCATGAGAAGCACAATTCAGCCTGTAATTATAGCTGTACAATGTCTTCTGTAGCTCCCATAGGAGCtttacaaaatttaaaaaaataaccctgatgacatcacctGGGTTCTTCTTCTTGaccatgatgatgtcatcatagTTACTGTTCTATAAGAACGTTTGGATTGGGTTTAAAGCTTTCTGTTaacattttttacaaatatcaaaaactgtgttttagaAAAGTGAGCATTTAGGAGTCCGTGAAGGTCTAACTTTATCTAATTTCATTTCTAAATTTCTGGAGTACCCCTttaattctttttaataatttttataGCTCCTCTCTGTGCCCAGTTTATATTACAAAAGAGAGATTACATTTAAACCTGACTTGTGAGAGAGATGGCATTTacataaaaactaaatcatTAGGTTTTCCACTTTAAGGAATATTGTTACgcaatgaatgaaaatgttatgtaaatgtCCCTACAACTTTCCTTCCTGTTAAATATTTGAGATGTGGACCAAACTGTTCAAAGCCAGCATGTCATgccataaatattaaaaatacgTCTTCAGGTTATTAACTTAAGTAAAAATACCAATATAGCAATGTCAAAAATATTACGGCAAAAGTAAATTTAATTTAGGAGCCAAATGTACTAAAagtatcaaaaaataaaaaactcatgTGTTCTACTCATATGTATTTCTTGGTGGCACATTATCATATTAATATCAAAACATTAACAAGTAACATGTAATGTACTTTCATTTATAACAatagatcatattttatagtgACCATATATTTTAGCTGTATAATTTTAAGTAGGAAATTAACTGTAGCTGTCAGATCattgtagtggagtaaaaacatTTGCCTGAGTGTAAGTATGAAGTAGTGGAAAATGTACAGTCTAAGTACAATCACCTCGAAATTGTACAAATGTACAGTAATTGAGTAAATGTACGCTCCACCACTACATTTTACTTCCCACCACTgctattaaattatattatcaCAACACATTACTGATACTCATTTCTCCCACAGGAAACAAAGCATCGGCTCCAGAACAATGGAAGATTTGAGTAACGTGTGACCTGGACTTTGAATGGAGTGAATTCACAAAGCCACGTATTCCAGTGATGCGGCTGGAAAGTTGTTGattagtgtatattacactgaTAAATAGTTGaattgttttaatgtaaacatttttgtttcattttcacatgtactgtacagtcatcttggatatatatatatatataaatatataataagattacctaatttatataaatgaatGTATATCATTATTTGCTGTGTTTAGCTCTCcaaaactgttatttatttatgatatatgATTATTTGAGGGCTGATGATAAGACATGAATAAATGTTGTAGAGATTGTTTGGTAGAATGAATAAACGTGTGTCATGTTTCTTTGCTgaggtaaaataaataacacacaataGTGCACACTAGTTATTCAGATTTAATATACAAAAAGCTACCAAATGATCTCTTTATACAgacttttacacttttttggTTCTTCTATAGAGAGTGCTGCTCAACTGCCAGTGGCGTTGTTAGGCCTGTTTTAGGTGGGCTGAAGTCCCCTAAAATATTCTTAAGCCCCCCTAAATAGTTTAGGTTATAggtgttgttttattaaaaactgtCCTTAAAACCTAGTGATGCCTCTGTCAAGTGCACTgaactaaaaaatatatatgaaagaaaaaaaatcttctttctGGTATGCTTTAATTTCAAAGCAGCAACGTGTAAATATCACCTCTGAATATGCAGCCCTTTTTCAAATCCCTACTGTTTTTcagtacaaaaataaatctgacataTAACTCTGGTTATCTGCATTAGTGAGGCTCTGCATGCTCATGCCACATCCACTCTGCCTTGCATACTTGGATCCAGTCAAATCAATCAAAGTAAAGTAAGAAGCGCACAACTGCACAAGTCCATAAATATGAGGTGTGCGTTAAGAGGCATTATAAAGAGGCCTCTGTGGTTGTGTGGCTGGTTTGTGTGGGGGCTGGACTGGATGGGCAGGAGTTGTCTGGGCTGCCAGGAGTCCGTAGGCTACTTTTCCGCTTCCCGTTCCGCACTCTAAGTTCCTCTTTGGGCTTGAATGTCAGAGGCACGAAGCCGTCTCCATCTGCCACAAGTACAATCCACAGTGGACCTGGGAAAATAACACAAGCATATGGTTTTCCAAACATCTGAGTTCTATTTATTCATCAAATGAGGTGTTACACCACTGAAAAACATAGTTTCTGATAGCTATTGCGTG encodes:
- the mfsd2b gene encoding major facilitator superfamily domain-containing protein 2B, which produces MAAESGRVVTEEQEELPASGGITHAHHAHTRSQSHIQFQPLTHTTQWQAPRSLAHTRSHSHTHFNTPSHTQSQKYGCRLTHSLSAMTKGEKGAQGSAGKLIKPTEPLFPKTPEQTVLGHKLTLCSKLCFAIGGAPKEVAASATAFFLQIYLLDIAQINAFQASMVLFIGKAWGAVTDPIVGFFITKSRWTKIGRLMPWMVGCTPFLVVSYFYLWFVPPFISGRFLWYLGFYCLYQTLITCFHVPYSALTMFLSTDQKERDSATAYRMTMEVLGTLVGAAIQGQIVASAHTLKHCPTHNMSAGYLSNSSGTEIVKSLVRSQDYLSHSKEVYMIAAGVIGGVFLICTLVMFLGVKERDDPYAPRTEKPIPFYQGFILVMRHGPYLTLTAAFLFITVAIQLVQSNFVLFCTYAADLRDHFQNIVLTILVSAVISIPLWQWFLQRFGKKTAAFCGITWIMPFTLMLVFIPNVVVAYVVAVSSGLSVAASLLLPWSMLPDVVDDFRLANPYSKGHEAIFYSFYVFFTKFAAGISLGVSTLCLEFAGYDTGACKQPAPVVYTLKLLIGAAPVAFIVTGLMILLLYPISEDVRLRNKVCLDELRKQSIGSRTMEDLSNV